In Paenibacillus ihbetae, the following are encoded in one genomic region:
- a CDS encoding FecCD family ABC transporter permease, protein MNKLIRNRNPYEMTYKIGLMAALLLVLILCVMHIAFGKVVISPQHILRALANVHEEAHHRQIIWQLRLPRTLIALVAGAMLGLAGAILQSITRNPLAEPGLLGVSAGSVLMIVIWITFADGLGDATRYLPLVAWTGGIGTVLFVNALSLGKGMDITRLALVGILTGSVLQSCTSLILLRHTEAVGSILLWMIGSLNGRVWVHWDMLWPWALVIIPLGLLSAGAANALQLGQSTAASLGVPVRRMRWMMLILAAVLTAGAVAAVGAIGFIGLIGPHIARRLVGQDARRLFPFSTVVTGVLLLGADVIAQAVSFELHVFGLSSQVSLPVGAVTAFMGAPFFLYLIKQKRKSH, encoded by the coding sequence ATGAACAAGCTGATCCGTAATCGCAATCCCTATGAGATGACATATAAGATCGGACTGATGGCAGCTTTGCTGCTTGTCCTGATTCTGTGTGTCATGCATATCGCATTTGGCAAAGTGGTGATTTCACCGCAGCATATTCTGCGTGCATTGGCGAACGTACATGAAGAGGCACATCATCGACAAATCATATGGCAGCTTCGACTCCCAAGGACTTTGATTGCGCTTGTAGCGGGCGCCATGCTGGGCCTGGCAGGAGCGATTCTTCAGTCCATAACCCGCAACCCGTTGGCAGAGCCGGGATTACTCGGCGTATCGGCAGGCTCGGTGTTGATGATCGTCATTTGGATCACATTTGCTGACGGTTTAGGGGATGCGACGAGGTATCTTCCTTTGGTTGCATGGACCGGCGGCATCGGCACCGTCCTTTTTGTTAACGCATTAAGTCTTGGTAAGGGAATGGATATCACCAGGCTTGCATTAGTCGGAATACTGACGGGCAGTGTATTGCAATCCTGCACGTCGTTAATCCTGCTCCGGCATACGGAAGCGGTCGGCAGCATCCTGTTATGGATGATCGGCTCCCTTAATGGCCGGGTATGGGTGCATTGGGATATGCTTTGGCCTTGGGCATTAGTCATCATCCCTCTCGGTCTTCTTAGCGCTGGAGCTGCGAATGCGTTGCAATTGGGGCAGTCTACGGCGGCTAGTCTGGGCGTGCCTGTTCGCCGAATGAGATGGATGATGCTGATCCTGGCGGCAGTGCTGACCGCCGGAGCGGTTGCAGCTGTTGGCGCGATCGGATTTATTGGCCTAATCGGCCCTCATATTGCAAGGAGGCTGGTAGGCCAAGATGCAAGAAGATTGTTCCCTTTCAGTACGGTTGTCACAGGCGTGCTGCTGCTCGGCGCCGATGTCATTGCCCAGGCCGTATCGTTTGAACTGCATGTATTCGGTTTAAGCTCGCAGGTTTCCCTTCCGGTAGGGGCAGTTACCGCCTTTATGGGGGCTCCTTTTTTTCTGTATCTCATTAAGCAAAAAAGAAAATCACATTAA
- a CDS encoding ABC transporter ATP-binding protein: MKEDQSQKPLLEAQNIELRYNDKPILKELSMDILSGGVTALLGTNGSGKSTLLKTMARLLMPQKGCVYLDGHAIAKESPRALARKMAILPQSPEVPMAITVRELVEQGRYPHVGPLRMLKKQDHAAIEEALEVTGMQAFEQRPLDSLSGGERQRAWIAMAIAQSTPVLMLDEPTTFLDVRHQLEILELVRKLNQERGTTIIVVLHDLNQAARYADRMVVLKDGRIVRDGTPDRVLTEAVLQEVFGIHATVLKDPVAGTPIFLPHSIVQREG; encoded by the coding sequence ATGAAAGAAGATCAATCCCAAAAACCCTTGCTGGAAGCTCAGAACATAGAGCTGCGATATAACGACAAACCCATCCTCAAAGAGCTGTCTATGGATATCCTATCGGGGGGTGTGACCGCGCTCTTGGGCACCAACGGATCCGGCAAATCCACGCTGCTTAAAACCATGGCACGGCTGCTTATGCCGCAGAAAGGGTGTGTATATCTGGATGGGCATGCCATTGCAAAAGAATCTCCGAGAGCCTTGGCAAGGAAGATGGCGATACTCCCTCAGTCACCGGAGGTTCCGATGGCCATTACGGTCAGAGAGCTGGTAGAGCAGGGACGGTATCCTCATGTAGGTCCGCTGCGGATGTTGAAAAAGCAGGATCATGCTGCGATCGAAGAGGCGCTTGAGGTTACCGGAATGCAAGCTTTCGAGCAGCGGCCGCTGGATTCTCTCTCGGGGGGAGAAAGGCAGCGAGCGTGGATTGCCATGGCGATCGCGCAGTCGACCCCCGTGTTAATGCTGGATGAGCCCACGACATTTCTGGATGTTCGACATCAGTTGGAGATATTGGAGCTCGTTAGAAAGCTGAACCAGGAGAGAGGGACTACGATCATTGTGGTGCTTCATGATTTGAATCAGGCGGCGAGATACGCGGATCGCATGGTTGTTCTTAAGGACGGGCGGATTGTACGGGATGGTACGCCGGATCGAGTGCTGACTGAAGCTGTGCTGCAGGAAGTGTTCGGAATACACGCTACGGTGTTGAAGGATCCTGTGGCGGGAACGCCCATATTCCTGCCCCATTCCATCGTTCAACGTGAAGGATGA
- a CDS encoding GTP-binding protein, translating into MTQQQIPVTVLSGYLGSGKTTVLNHVLNNRQGLKVAVIVNDMSEINIDAALVKGEASLSRTEEKLVEMSNGCICCTLRDDLMKEIEKLAIEQRFDYILIESTGISEPIPVAQTFTYADEETGIDLTKLAKLDCLVTVVDANRFWQDFASGQSLLDRNQGAGSEDDRDVVDLLIDQIETCDVLLLNKCDLVDEAELNKLEAVLRKLQPSAKIIRTRHGQVDPSEILNTGFFDFERVSLSAGWIQELQKETHVPETEEYGISSFVYRRRRPFHPSRLAEFMGEWPEQVVRAKGLVWLAADGDVAASLSQAGPSIQFGPAGYWVAALPEAEREEILRTEEDVRVKWDTHWGDRLTELVMIGIDMDREHIEAALDQCLLTDEEMSLNWARFENPLPWIA; encoded by the coding sequence ATGACACAACAACAAATCCCCGTAACGGTACTCAGCGGGTATCTCGGCTCGGGAAAAACGACGGTATTAAATCACGTACTGAATAACCGGCAAGGCCTGAAGGTCGCTGTCATTGTAAATGACATGAGCGAGATTAACATTGATGCAGCACTGGTTAAGGGAGAGGCGTCCTTATCCCGTACGGAAGAGAAGCTGGTCGAGATGTCCAACGGATGCATATGCTGCACGCTGCGAGATGATTTAATGAAGGAAATCGAAAAACTCGCCATTGAGCAACGGTTTGATTACATTCTGATTGAATCCACAGGCATCAGCGAACCGATCCCGGTCGCTCAGACATTTACATATGCCGACGAAGAGACAGGGATCGATTTAACGAAATTGGCTAAGCTCGATTGTTTGGTCACCGTCGTGGACGCGAATCGATTCTGGCAGGATTTCGCATCCGGTCAGAGCCTTCTGGACCGCAATCAGGGCGCGGGAAGTGAAGATGATCGTGATGTCGTGGATTTGCTGATCGATCAGATTGAAACCTGCGATGTACTGCTGCTTAATAAATGTGATCTCGTGGATGAGGCGGAATTGAACAAGCTTGAAGCTGTCCTTCGGAAGCTGCAGCCGAGCGCCAAGATCATTCGTACCCGGCATGGGCAGGTCGATCCGTCGGAGATCTTGAATACGGGATTCTTTGATTTTGAACGTGTGAGTTTGTCAGCCGGATGGATCCAGGAATTGCAAAAAGAAACGCATGTGCCGGAGACCGAAGAGTATGGAATCAGCTCCTTCGTGTATCGCCGCAGAAGGCCCTTTCATCCATCCCGGTTGGCTGAATTCATGGGGGAATGGCCTGAACAGGTTGTTCGAGCCAAAGGGCTGGTGTGGTTGGCTGCAGATGGAGATGTTGCGGCAAGCTTAAGCCAAGCCGGCCCTTCGATTCAGTTTGGACCCGCCGGATATTGGGTTGCCGCGCTTCCTGAAGCCGAAAGAGAGGAGATTTTACGAACCGAGGAGGATGTACGGGTGAAATGGGACACCCATTGGGGAGACCGGCTAACCGAGTTGGTGATGATCGGGATCGACATGGATCGAGAGCATATTGAGGCTGCGTTGGATCAGTGTCTGCTTACCGATGAGGAAATGAGCTTGAATTGGGCGCGCTTTGAGAATCCATTGCCATGGATTGCATAA
- a CDS encoding AAA family ATPase, with translation MSKSNASQRLPRAKGIDMANLYSPKECARKAKHLILSEVNQRIVKEFIEILGMREEFEQHGVPVPNKIVMYGPPGTGKTLTAFYMAKVLELPLVLVRLDAIIHSHLGETGSNIRKIFDYASAFPCVLFLDEFDAIARTRDNNDEVKEMARAVNTLLQCLDDFGDRSIIMAATNLEKDLDQAIWRRFDTKLIYTVPGQEQRKLYIEILIGELECDPSIFTEICRQLAKCSFADIEQIVLKAKRKAIIERMPLQMKHMMNAIEEYKPIIVAAY, from the coding sequence ATGAGTAAAAGTAATGCGAGCCAGCGTCTTCCCCGTGCGAAGGGAATTGACATGGCAAACCTATACTCACCCAAAGAATGTGCCAGAAAGGCAAAGCATCTCATTTTGTCAGAAGTCAATCAAAGAATTGTGAAAGAATTTATTGAAATTTTAGGAATGAGGGAGGAGTTTGAACAGCATGGCGTGCCGGTTCCAAACAAAATTGTCATGTACGGACCTCCCGGAACAGGAAAGACGTTAACGGCTTTTTACATGGCTAAGGTACTTGAGCTTCCACTTGTTTTGGTTCGTTTGGATGCGATCATCCACAGTCATTTGGGGGAGACCGGAAGCAATATCCGTAAGATATTCGATTATGCCAGCGCGTTCCCGTGTGTCCTGTTTCTGGACGAATTCGATGCCATAGCCCGGACTCGAGATAACAACGATGAAGTCAAGGAGATGGCGCGTGCTGTAAACACGTTGCTCCAATGCTTGGATGATTTTGGAGACCGGAGCATTATAATGGCGGCCACCAATTTGGAAAAGGATCTGGATCAGGCTATATGGCGCCGGTTCGATACGAAGTTAATCTATACCGTACCTGGGCAGGAGCAAAGGAAGTTATACATTGAAATTCTCATTGGCGAATTGGAATGTGATCCGTCAATTTTCACTGAAATTTGCCGGCAGCTTGCAAAGTGCAGCTTTGCTGATATCGAGCAGATCGTGCTAAAAGCAAAACGTAAAGCGATTATTGAGCGAATGCCTCTTCAGATGAAGCATATGATGAACGCTATTGAAGAGTATAAACCAATAATTGTCGCTGCTTATTAA
- the rpmG gene encoding 50S ribosomal protein L33: MRVIVTLACTETGDRNYTTTKNKKNHPERLEMRKYCPRLKRYTLHRETR, encoded by the coding sequence ATGAGAGTCATCGTTACCCTGGCATGCACCGAAACAGGAGATCGCAATTACACGACAACCAAAAATAAGAAAAATCATCCTGAGCGTTTGGAAATGCGCAAGTATTGCCCTAGGTTGAAAAGATATACGCTGCATCGCGAGACACGTTAA
- a CDS encoding metal ABC transporter ATP-binding protein gives MILSSMRDVVFGYGDRTVIQNLSLDIHTGQFIAISGPNGAAKSTLLKLMLGLIKPWSGTVEMNRVSEDGSPITVGYVPQLVASFNAGFPSKVIELVRSGRYHRLGLFKRFAASDHEVVRQSLMEVGMWEYRNHKIGELSGGQKQRVCIARALAQEPEALILDEPTTGMDEASRKELYELLDRYVKQKGKTVIMVTHALEEIDPFLDRVVHLERKEDTGWRCSVTNSCSVRFGQEA, from the coding sequence ATGATTTTGTCCTCCATGCGCGACGTCGTGTTTGGATACGGAGATCGAACCGTCATCCAGAACTTGTCACTGGATATCCATACCGGGCAATTTATCGCGATTTCAGGTCCCAATGGTGCAGCGAAATCAACCCTGCTGAAATTGATGCTGGGCTTGATCAAGCCTTGGAGCGGAACGGTTGAGATGAATCGTGTATCGGAGGACGGATCACCGATAACGGTCGGTTATGTTCCCCAGCTTGTGGCTTCGTTTAACGCCGGTTTCCCCAGCAAGGTCATCGAACTTGTTCGTTCAGGCCGTTATCATCGTCTCGGGTTGTTCAAACGGTTTGCAGCCAGCGATCATGAGGTCGTCAGGCAAAGCCTGATGGAAGTGGGAATGTGGGAATATCGCAACCATAAGATTGGTGAATTGTCAGGGGGACAGAAGCAGAGGGTTTGTATTGCCAGAGCATTGGCCCAGGAGCCGGAGGCGCTGATCCTTGATGAGCCAACAACCGGGATGGATGAAGCAAGCCGTAAAGAGTTATACGAGCTGCTGGATCGATATGTGAAACAAAAAGGAAAAACGGTGATCATGGTTACCCATGCATTGGAGGAAATCGATCCTTTCCTGGACCGGGTCGTCCATCTGGAACGAAAGGAGGATACGGGATGGCGATGCTCGGTTACGAATTCATGCAGCGTGCGTTTTGGGCAGGAGGCCTGA
- a CDS encoding metal ABC transporter permease → MAMLGYEFMQRAFWAGGLIGVIAPILGVYLMLRRQVLMADTLSHVSLAGVALGSFLHLNPTISGFVIAIIGALVIEQLRRVYRTYTEVPVAIIMTSGLAVAVVLMSLNPHLNKSFSSYLFGSIVAVSDTQLALIAIVAALGLVFFVALRRPLYNFAFDEETAAISGTRVSLLSFSFAVFTGMTVAASMPIVGVLLVSALIVLPASIALRIAPGFLAAMGVAVLTGWVGVFSGLTASYYLNSPPGGTIALILVGFLLIAVSIQKLLQLRNRRAVQINKPKVRGVINHD, encoded by the coding sequence ATGGCGATGCTCGGTTACGAATTCATGCAGCGTGCGTTTTGGGCAGGAGGCCTGATTGGTGTTATCGCTCCGATCTTAGGCGTATATTTAATGCTTCGACGGCAGGTGCTTATGGCTGACACCCTCTCCCATGTATCGCTGGCAGGGGTGGCATTAGGATCGTTCCTGCATCTCAATCCGACGATAAGCGGATTTGTGATCGCCATTATCGGAGCTCTTGTCATTGAACAGCTTCGAAGGGTATACCGAACCTACACCGAGGTGCCGGTAGCCATTATCATGACGTCCGGACTGGCAGTGGCCGTCGTCCTGATGAGTTTGAATCCGCATTTGAATAAAAGCTTCAGTTCCTACCTTTTTGGATCCATCGTTGCGGTCAGTGATACCCAACTCGCTTTGATTGCCATCGTAGCCGCATTAGGGCTGGTGTTTTTTGTTGCCTTACGCCGGCCCCTTTATAACTTCGCCTTTGATGAGGAGACTGCTGCAATCTCAGGAACTCGGGTTTCGCTTCTTTCGTTTTCATTCGCCGTGTTTACGGGCATGACGGTCGCTGCCTCCATGCCGATCGTTGGCGTATTGCTAGTATCGGCGCTTATTGTGCTTCCAGCCTCGATCGCGCTCCGGATTGCTCCCGGATTTTTAGCTGCCATGGGCGTAGCCGTCCTTACAGGATGGGTTGGCGTTTTCTCGGGACTAACCGCCTCCTACTATTTGAATTCGCCGCCCGGTGGCACCATTGCTCTCATTTTGGTAGGGTTCTTGCTCATAGCTGTATCCATTCAGAAGCTGCTGCAATTGCGAAATCGAAGAGCTGTACAAATAAACAAACCGAAAGTAAGAGGAGTTATTAATCATGATTAA
- a CDS encoding metal ABC transporter solute-binding protein, Zn/Mn family: MIKSYKRILAAFSLSAALAVAGCGSTKPSESGGSMNTTNSQVTDTSSAAKLKIKTSFYPMHEFTRQVAGDLADVENLVPAGVEPHDWEPTPQDMAGIADADVIVYNGAGMESWIDQVLDSVKDRDLKVIEASQGLEIMEGEGHSHAHDHGTEGEHSHEDEHAHDHGTEGEHSHEDEHAHDHGTEGEHSHEDEHAHDHGGEGEHSHEDEHAHDHGAEGEHSHEDEHAHDHGAEGGHHHDHGGLDPHVWLSPALAIQQVRNIEQGLAEADPEHKDAYKANADAYVSKLEALDQEFKEGLKDSKRKDFITQHAAFGYLAKEYGLTQVPIAGLSPDQEPSASQMAKIIEFAKDNNVKTIFFETLVASNVAETIAAEIGATTAVLNPIEGLTEEDISKQLDYIAIMRQNLQALQAALNE; the protein is encoded by the coding sequence ATGATTAAGAGTTATAAACGAATCCTTGCCGCTTTTTCGTTATCCGCAGCATTGGCTGTCGCGGGCTGCGGCTCTACCAAGCCAAGTGAATCGGGTGGAAGCATGAATACAACAAATAGCCAAGTAACAGATACATCATCAGCAGCAAAATTAAAGATTAAAACAAGCTTCTATCCGATGCATGAATTTACACGCCAAGTTGCCGGCGATTTGGCGGATGTTGAGAATTTGGTACCGGCAGGGGTTGAACCGCATGACTGGGAACCTACGCCGCAGGATATGGCAGGCATTGCTGATGCTGACGTGATTGTGTATAACGGTGCAGGTATGGAGAGTTGGATCGATCAGGTACTGGATAGCGTCAAAGATCGTGATCTGAAGGTAATTGAGGCAAGTCAAGGATTAGAGATCATGGAAGGCGAAGGGCATTCCCATGCACACGACCATGGTACAGAGGGCGAACACAGCCACGAGGATGAACATGCACACGACCATGGTACAGAGGGCGAACACAGCCACGAGGATGAACATGCACACGACCATGGCACAGAGGGCGAACACAGCCACGAAGATGAACATGCCCATGACCATGGCGGAGAAGGTGAACATAGCCACGAAGATGAGCATGCGCATGACCATGGCGCAGAAGGTGAACATAGCCACGAAGATGAACATGCCCATGACCATGGCGCAGAAGGCGGGCATCATCATGATCACGGCGGTCTTGATCCCCATGTGTGGCTTTCGCCTGCTCTTGCTATTCAGCAAGTGCGTAATATTGAACAAGGCTTGGCTGAAGCAGATCCTGAGCATAAGGATGCCTACAAAGCGAATGCAGATGCCTACGTAAGCAAGCTGGAGGCGTTGGATCAGGAGTTTAAAGAAGGCTTGAAGGATTCCAAGAGAAAAGACTTCATCACCCAGCATGCTGCGTTCGGTTACTTGGCCAAAGAATACGGTTTAACCCAGGTACCGATAGCAGGCCTGTCCCCTGATCAGGAGCCATCGGCATCGCAAATGGCCAAGATTATTGAATTTGCCAAGGATAATAACGTAAAAACCATTTTCTTTGAAACGCTTGTCGCTTCAAACGTGGCAGAAACGATTGCCGCTGAAATCGGAGCAACCACCGCTGTATTGAATCCGATTGAAGGGTTGACGGAAGAGGATATTTCCAAACAGCTTGATTATATTGCGATCATGCGCCAAAATCTCCAAGCGCTGCAGGCTGCTTTAAATGAATAG
- the rpsN gene encoding 30S ribosomal protein S14, with amino-acid sequence MAKKSKVIKEQKRQQVVAKFAEKRRELKEKGDYEGLQKLPRDSSPTRLHNRCAVTGRPRGYISKFGVSRIVFRELAHKGQIPGVKKSSW; translated from the coding sequence ATGGCAAAGAAATCCAAGGTTATTAAAGAACAAAAAAGACAACAGGTCGTGGCCAAATTTGCTGAAAAACGCAGAGAGCTAAAAGAAAAAGGGGACTATGAGGGACTGCAGAAGCTTCCTCGTGACTCCTCCCCGACACGACTTCATAATCGCTGCGCGGTGACCGGCAGACCCCGAGGCTATATTAGCAAGTTTGGGGTATCGCGAATCGTGTTTCGCGAGCTGGCCCACAAAGGACAAATTCCAGGCGTCAAGAAGTCCAGCTGGTAA
- a CDS encoding Fur family transcriptional regulator, with the protein MQLDKLIDYLVEHGVRITTQRRFLVELILGLNRPFSAMEIYQAMEKIFHGMSYGTVYRNLELFRQLRIVEIFLLDNELRYRIIDHVQPQLHFICMDCKQAIPMSFDPERMELPKLQQFRSLKYKIDVFGYCTDCESSLETHALIKPDGMTEADIMADWEDRYGGKG; encoded by the coding sequence ATGCAGCTCGATAAATTGATTGATTATCTGGTTGAGCATGGCGTGCGAATTACAACGCAGCGTAGATTCCTCGTTGAGCTGATTTTGGGATTAAACCGTCCTTTCTCAGCCATGGAGATATACCAAGCAATGGAGAAAATCTTTCATGGAATGAGTTACGGGACGGTATACCGCAATCTTGAGCTTTTCAGACAATTGCGGATTGTTGAGATTTTCTTACTGGATAATGAATTGCGGTATCGCATAATCGATCACGTTCAGCCGCAGCTTCATTTTATATGCATGGATTGTAAACAAGCCATTCCGATGAGCTTTGATCCGGAGCGGATGGAGTTGCCCAAGCTTCAGCAGTTTCGATCCCTTAAATACAAAATCGATGTTTTCGGATACTGTACGGATTGTGAAAGTTCATTAGAAACGCATGCTCTTATTAAACCGGATGGAATGACTGAAGCAGACATCATGGCTGACTGGGAGGACCGATATGGCGGAAAGGGTTAG
- a CDS encoding ABC transporter substrate-binding protein — protein MSLQLSKKKTHHILTICIIAVFALVSSACSGNSGSQETKARDQEELGAAKQTDLTAVKEPYITFQDATNRTITLEQRPERIVVLTPEFLELLYAVGGHAVGRMEAMGVSIPEEAEEVASVGTVSQISLEQVVALKPDLVIGQARFHKELVQSLESSGIDVALMIMSSYEDMKSKAEWMAKIAGTGEQLPEKLQALDDRVNEILQQLPGEHRTFINLNVTPGGISIQKDGTTGLEIAKMLGLRNVAETLASSPDSPTTSPYSMETLAKQNPEYIFMIIHGQKAVGDKKIKEELESNPAWASIGAVKEQRVIVVPSDLFLTNPGLHYDESLKYLAELVYPEIFGDAE, from the coding sequence ATGTCTTTGCAATTAAGCAAGAAAAAAACACATCACATCCTGACGATCTGTATTATCGCAGTCTTTGCACTTGTCTCGTCAGCGTGCAGTGGAAATTCTGGCAGCCAGGAAACAAAGGCACGTGATCAGGAAGAACTCGGGGCGGCAAAACAAACCGACCTCACTGCGGTCAAGGAGCCTTATATTACATTCCAAGATGCGACGAATCGTACGATTACGCTTGAACAGCGACCCGAACGAATCGTTGTGCTGACACCTGAATTCCTCGAGCTGCTGTACGCTGTTGGAGGCCATGCGGTAGGTAGGATGGAAGCCATGGGTGTTTCGATCCCTGAAGAAGCGGAAGAGGTAGCGTCTGTCGGGACCGTGAGTCAGATTAGCTTGGAGCAGGTGGTAGCTTTAAAACCGGATTTGGTTATCGGACAAGCACGTTTTCATAAAGAGCTTGTGCAGTCGCTGGAGAGCAGTGGCATTGACGTGGCGTTAATGATCATGTCCAGCTACGAGGATATGAAGTCAAAGGCTGAATGGATGGCGAAGATTGCCGGGACGGGAGAACAGCTGCCGGAAAAGCTGCAAGCATTAGATGACCGGGTGAATGAAATTCTGCAGCAATTGCCGGGAGAGCATCGTACCTTTATCAATCTAAACGTCACCCCAGGTGGAATTTCCATTCAGAAGGACGGAACAACAGGACTGGAGATAGCTAAAATGCTTGGCCTGAGGAACGTGGCAGAAACTCTAGCATCATCGCCTGACAGTCCAACCACGTCCCCTTACAGCATGGAGACGCTTGCGAAGCAGAATCCGGAATATATCTTTATGATCATCCACGGACAAAAGGCAGTGGGAGATAAGAAAATTAAGGAGGAACTCGAGAGCAATCCTGCCTGGGCTTCTATTGGGGCTGTCAAAGAACAGCGAGTGATTGTCGTACCATCCGATTTATTCCTCACGAATCCAGGCCTTCACTATGATGAATCGCTGAAGTATTTAGCCGAGCTGGTGTATCCGGAGATTTTCGGTGATGCCGAATAA
- a CDS encoding FecCD family ABC transporter permease, which yields MPNKSIRSVSVIIIFMALAIAASIFSMATGAVMVPLQDIAATLLQHDLPGVNRDIIWNIRLPRTLVAMLVGANLAVSGALLQGIMRNPLADPHIIGVSSGAGLFGIFLLVVMPQYDFLLTPAAFIGATLAAFIIYLLSWKDGINPLRIVLAGVAVSAFLGSGISAMLTFYSDRVQGALLFMVGGLAAKSWPDLTTILPYSLIGLALSMLFSKQMNIMLLGDATARSLGIRVEFSRLWITAVATLLAASAVSIAGLLGFVGLIIPHVARLLVGGDYRFLIPSAALLGAAVLTICDTLARIMFSPIELPVGIIMGVLGAPFFLYLLRRRKA from the coding sequence ATGCCGAATAAATCCATTCGTTCTGTGTCCGTGATCATCATATTCATGGCTTTAGCGATAGCAGCTTCCATTTTTAGCATGGCTACCGGCGCAGTAATGGTTCCGCTTCAAGATATTGCTGCGACCCTATTACAACATGATCTGCCTGGAGTGAACCGGGACATTATCTGGAATATCCGACTGCCTCGGACGCTTGTTGCGATGCTTGTTGGAGCGAACCTTGCCGTTTCAGGAGCTCTGCTGCAAGGAATTATGCGAAATCCGCTGGCAGATCCCCATATAATTGGGGTCTCTAGCGGGGCCGGGCTGTTCGGGATTTTCCTGCTTGTCGTTATGCCGCAGTATGATTTTCTGTTGACGCCTGCCGCATTCATCGGAGCGACGCTTGCCGCATTCATCATTTATCTGCTGTCATGGAAAGACGGAATAAATCCGCTCAGAATTGTCCTTGCAGGTGTAGCAGTCTCCGCCTTTTTGGGATCTGGGATATCTGCAATGCTCACCTTTTACAGCGACAGGGTTCAAGGGGCTTTGCTCTTCATGGTAGGCGGGCTTGCAGCTAAAAGCTGGCCTGACCTAACAACCATCCTCCCTTACTCTTTGATCGGTCTAGCTCTTTCGATGCTCTTCTCCAAGCAAATGAACATTATGTTGCTCGGAGATGCCACGGCTCGGAGCTTAGGGATACGGGTGGAATTTTCCCGACTATGGATAACTGCGGTCGCAACGCTGCTTGCAGCCAGTGCGGTCAGCATTGCAGGCCTTCTGGGATTCGTCGGGCTGATCATACCGCATGTCGCCCGGCTGCTTGTCGGAGGGGATTACCGGTTTCTGATTCCTTCCGCAGCGCTGTTAGGCGCGGCCGTGCTGACGATTTGCGACACGCTGGCAAGAATCATGTTCTCCCCGATAGAGCTGCCGGTCGGAATCATCATGGGTGTACTGGGAGCGCCCTTTTTCCTGTACCTGTTAAGGAGGAGAAAGGCATGA
- a CDS encoding ATP-binding protein: MKDVEQQYPFTAIVGQSRMKLALILNVVNPKLGGVLIRGEKGTAKSTAVRALAGLMPDLKVINLPVSATEDRVVGALDIEHAIKTGEKKFEPGLLAAAHGHILYIDEINLLDDHIVDVLLDAAAMGVNTVEREGISYSHPSRFLLVGTMNPEEGDLRPQLLDRFALSVEIGGEKDVRERALVIRRRMDFECDPASFSAHYKAEQERLLHQILQARERLGQIEVSDDMLELAAAIGIELEVEGHRSDITLIKTALTLAAWRGQDSVSHEHMQEAAYLVLPHRMRRQPFEESGGIEQRLYALLGSKAMVQA, translated from the coding sequence TTGAAAGACGTAGAGCAGCAATATCCATTTACAGCTATTGTAGGTCAATCGAGAATGAAACTGGCGCTCATTCTGAACGTCGTAAATCCGAAGCTTGGGGGTGTTTTGATCCGAGGCGAGAAAGGAACGGCAAAATCTACAGCTGTACGGGCATTGGCTGGGCTCATGCCTGATCTAAAAGTCATTAACTTGCCTGTAAGTGCAACGGAAGACCGCGTCGTTGGTGCTCTCGATATCGAGCACGCGATCAAGACAGGAGAGAAGAAATTCGAACCGGGTCTGCTGGCCGCGGCACATGGTCATATTCTATATATCGACGAAATTAATCTGTTGGACGATCATATTGTCGATGTATTGCTGGATGCGGCTGCAATGGGAGTCAACACGGTAGAGCGAGAAGGGATTTCCTATTCTCATCCGTCGCGATTTCTGTTGGTAGGAACGATGAACCCGGAAGAAGGTGACCTGCGGCCGCAGCTACTGGACCGTTTCGCTCTGTCGGTCGAGATCGGCGGAGAGAAGGATGTTCGCGAGCGCGCGCTTGTCATCCGCAGACGTATGGATTTTGAGTGTGACCCTGCATCATTTTCAGCGCATTATAAGGCCGAACAGGAGCGACTTCTACATCAGATCCTACAGGCAAGGGAGCGATTGGGTCAGATCGAGGTTTCGGATGACATGCTGGAGCTGGCTGCAGCAATCGGAATAGAGTTGGAAGTTGAGGGACATCGATCCGACATTACCCTGATCAAAACAGCGCTCACCCTCGCGGCCTGGCGGGGCCAAGACTCAGTTAGCCATGAACATATGCAGGAAGCCGCATACCTGGTCTTGCCTCATCGGATGAGACGGCAGCCGTTTGAAGAGTCCGGCGGTATTGAACAGCGATTGTATGCGCTACTGGGTTCTAAAGCAATGGTACAGGCATGA